A single region of the Peptococcaceae bacterium genome encodes:
- a CDS encoding chloride channel protein gives MILGRFNASTFIPIVVSSVTASFVARILIGNTPAFSVPSYGLNHPLELLLYVLLGVLAALAAVLFVKTLYKIEDCFNMWKWVPSYLKPVFGGMIIGLLGLYYPQILGVGYETIEAAFNSEYSAYTLASVVLVKILATSITLGSGHSGGVFAPSLVIGATLGGSFGLLAQGLVPQIVVHPGAYAIAGMGAVVAGTTQAPITAVLIIFEMTRDYSIMLPLMTAVVFSTLIFSRLSKGSIYTIKLLRRGVNLEDGKDVNLMKQILIKDIMTTPVVTVNDNEQLGNVIEKMHNTKHNSFPVLNSQGELVGIIALQDIREMPVKGIMDVPVKNVMSTRLTTIQPEDSVDQAFRLLRKHDIGHLPVVTAENPRCLVGIITRSDLIKAYERHSLGR, from the coding sequence GTGATCCTGGGAAGGTTCAATGCCTCCACTTTTATTCCCATTGTGGTTTCCTCGGTAACTGCCTCTTTTGTGGCCAGGATTCTTATAGGCAACACGCCCGCTTTCAGTGTGCCGTCGTACGGTCTTAATCATCCTCTCGAGCTTTTGCTCTATGTTCTGCTAGGTGTTTTGGCAGCCCTGGCAGCTGTATTGTTTGTTAAAACGCTTTATAAAATTGAGGACTGTTTCAATATGTGGAAGTGGGTCCCCTCTTATCTCAAGCCTGTTTTTGGCGGAATGATCATCGGGCTACTGGGGTTGTATTATCCACAAATACTGGGGGTCGGGTATGAAACCATCGAAGCCGCTTTCAACAGCGAATATTCCGCTTATACTTTGGCCTCAGTAGTTTTGGTCAAGATACTGGCCACATCCATCACCCTGGGTTCTGGGCATTCGGGAGGGGTTTTTGCACCATCACTGGTTATTGGCGCGACGCTCGGTGGGTCTTTCGGACTCCTCGCACAGGGACTGGTTCCCCAAATCGTCGTGCATCCCGGCGCATACGCCATAGCCGGCATGGGCGCCGTGGTTGCCGGAACGACCCAGGCTCCAATAACAGCAGTATTAATAATATTCGAAATGACCAGGGATTACTCAATTATGCTTCCTTTAATGACTGCTGTTGTTTTCAGCACCTTGATTTTTTCTCGCCTGAGCAAGGGTTCTATTTATACCATCAAACTCCTCCGTCGGGGAGTAAACCTGGAAGACGGAAAAGACGTAAACCTGATGAAGCAGATTTTAATAAAAGACATAATGACCACCCCGGTAGTAACAGTAAATGACAACGAACAGCTTGGCAACGTAATTGAAAAGATGCACAACACCAAACACAACAGTTTCCCGGTGCTGAACAGCCAAGGCGAGCTGGTAGGAATCATTGCCCTCCAGGACATCCGGGAGATGCCGGTGAAGGGCATTATGGATGTTCCCGTCAAAAATGTCATGAGTACCCGCCTGACCACCATACAGCCGGAAGACTCCGTGGATCAGGCATTCCGCCTGCTGCGAAAGCATGACATTGGACATTTGCCGGTAGTAACGGCTGAGAACCCCCGATGTCTGGTGGGCATCATTACCCGCAGCGACTTGATCAAGGCGTACGAACGGCACTCGCTGGGCAGATAA
- the hisD gene encoding histidinol dehydrogenase: protein MIFLKEAKNSEPADRKKVSEQVAALLDMVKQGGDRAIIELTRKFDGVDVDRIRVDRSELDKAYESIDTQTVESLKFAAEQIRFFSSRQLECLKPLECQNLPGVTLGHRLIPIESCGAYVPGGRYPLPSSALMSVIPAKVAGVKRIAACSPPSREFGGIHPAVLVALDIAGADEIYCLGGVQAVAAFAYGTESVKRVDVIVGPGNRYVTEAKRQVSGEVGIDMLAGPSEVLIIADDTADPRFIALDLLAQSEHDPSARGILVTTSRLLAEEVQIIIRRELEKLPTAETASKSWEDNGLIILAASLEEAVEISDAFAPEHLEIHTIRDEELALRVRNFGALFIGQYASESFGDYVAGSNHILPTMGCARFSNGVWPGTFLKVASYQQVTREGAALLYQHSARLAGVEGLAAHRRAALLRGE from the coding sequence ATGATATTTTTGAAGGAAGCCAAAAACAGCGAACCGGCTGATCGGAAAAAGGTTTCGGAACAGGTGGCTGCTCTGCTCGACATGGTCAAACAGGGCGGAGACAGGGCTATAATTGAACTTACGCGGAAGTTTGACGGCGTTGATGTGGACAGAATTAGGGTTGACCGGTCCGAACTGGACAAAGCCTATGAATCAATTGACACGCAAACGGTGGAAAGCCTCAAATTTGCGGCGGAGCAGATCCGCTTTTTCTCCTCGCGGCAACTGGAATGCCTGAAACCGCTGGAATGCCAAAACCTGCCGGGGGTTACGCTGGGCCATCGGCTTATACCGATAGAGTCCTGCGGGGCTTACGTGCCCGGCGGGCGTTATCCCCTGCCTTCTTCCGCCCTCATGTCCGTGATCCCGGCTAAAGTCGCGGGCGTCAAAAGGATTGCCGCCTGTTCTCCGCCTTCGCGGGAATTTGGCGGTATTCACCCTGCCGTCCTGGTGGCGCTGGACATCGCCGGGGCCGATGAGATTTACTGCCTGGGCGGGGTCCAGGCGGTGGCCGCCTTCGCTTACGGGACGGAGAGCGTCAAGAGGGTCGATGTGATCGTCGGGCCGGGCAACAGGTACGTGACCGAAGCCAAGCGGCAGGTGAGCGGCGAGGTGGGGATCGACATGCTGGCGGGGCCAAGCGAGGTGCTGATCATTGCCGATGATACGGCCGACCCCCGTTTCATTGCCCTGGATTTGCTGGCCCAGAGCGAACACGACCCATCGGCGCGCGGTATCCTGGTGACAACCAGCCGGTTGCTGGCTGAAGAGGTGCAAATCATCATCCGCCGGGAGCTGGAAAAATTGCCTACCGCCGAAACCGCAAGTAAATCGTGGGAGGACAACGGCCTGATCATCCTGGCCGCATCGCTGGAGGAAGCGGTTGAAATATCCGATGCTTTTGCTCCGGAACATCTGGAAATCCATACCATCCGCGACGAGGAGCTGGCCTTGCGGGTGCGGAATTTCGGCGCGCTGTTCATAGGCCAATACGCCTCGGAGAGCTTCGGAGATTATGTCGCCGGCAGCAACCACATCCTACCCACCATGGGCTGCGCGCGGTTCAGCAACGGCGTTTGGCCCGGGACCTTTCTCAAGGTCGCGTCTTATCAGCAAGTGACCAGGGAGGGGGCTGCGCTCCTGTATCAGCACAGCGCCCGGCTGGCCGGTGTGGAAGGATTGGCGGCGCACCGCCGGGCGGCTCTTTTGCGGGGAGAATGA
- a CDS encoding chloride channel protein, producing MSLAIKTEKRQGEAVGFDFDALAVIGLAIVIGVLGGLFAVLFRLMINGAHYGFHALGKTIFGFLKYPLWMIFVPALAGLLVGPLTHFLAREAKGHGVPEVMEAVALRGGFIRMRVIFVKAIASASSIGAGASVGREGPIVQMGSGIGSVLARWCKQSEDRIKTSVGCGAAAPVYRPHSTLLWQVLFLRRK from the coding sequence ATGAGTCTGGCAATTAAAACCGAAAAAAGGCAAGGCGAAGCTGTTGGTTTTGACTTCGATGCTCTGGCAGTCATTGGTCTGGCTATAGTCATCGGTGTGTTGGGTGGTTTATTCGCCGTACTGTTTCGCCTGATGATTAATGGGGCGCATTACGGCTTTCATGCCTTGGGAAAAACAATCTTCGGTTTCTTGAAGTATCCCCTATGGATGATATTTGTCCCGGCCCTGGCCGGTCTGCTGGTTGGGCCTCTGACCCATTTCCTGGCCAGGGAGGCAAAAGGTCACGGCGTGCCGGAGGTGATGGAGGCCGTTGCTTTGAGGGGAGGCTTTATCCGGATGAGGGTCATTTTTGTTAAGGCCATTGCTTCGGCTTCCTCCATTGGCGCAGGCGCTTCAGTAGGCCGCGAGGGACCAATAGTTCAAATGGGTTCGGGAATAGGCTCGGTACTTGCGCGATGGTGCAAACAAAGCGAGGATAGAATCAAAACCTCTGTCGGCTGCGGTGCCGCCGCGCCGGTATATCGGCCACATTCAACGCTCCTCTGGCAGGTGTTATTTTTGCGCAGGAAGTGA
- the thiM gene encoding hydroxyethylthiazole kinase — protein MGWNTQEYKEKGGSAMTEGLLWKVREMKPLVHHITNNVTVGDCASITLSMGGLPVMAYAAEEVGQMAAAAGALVLNIGTLSLPQVEAMLIAGKTANELGIPVVLDPVGVGATDLRTRSAERILAEVKLAVLKGNKAEISILAGAGGKIRGVESVGEYENMERVARSLALRENCVVAVTGREDLVTDGRRVALVANGHPLMGAVVGTGCMAASVIGCFCGIEKDAFSACVDALAAFGLAGEIAARAPHIKGPGTFKAALFDAAAGLSQQQLDEGRKTRVLS, from the coding sequence ATGGGCTGGAATACGCAGGAATACAAAGAAAAAGGGGGCAGTGCCATGACCGAAGGGCTGTTGTGGAAAGTAAGAGAGATGAAACCTCTTGTTCATCATATCACCAATAATGTTACGGTGGGAGACTGCGCGAGCATCACCCTGAGCATGGGGGGACTGCCGGTGATGGCTTATGCGGCGGAAGAAGTCGGCCAGATGGCGGCGGCGGCCGGGGCGCTGGTGCTGAACATCGGGACCCTGTCTTTGCCCCAGGTGGAGGCCATGCTGATCGCCGGCAAAACGGCCAACGAGCTGGGGATCCCGGTGGTGCTGGACCCGGTGGGGGTAGGAGCGACCGACCTGCGAACCCGCAGCGCGGAAAGGATCCTGGCGGAGGTAAAGCTGGCGGTCCTGAAAGGGAACAAGGCCGAGATCAGCATCCTGGCCGGGGCTGGCGGCAAGATCAGGGGCGTGGAGTCGGTCGGCGAATATGAAAACATGGAGCGGGTCGCGCGCAGCCTGGCGTTGAGGGAAAACTGCGTGGTGGCTGTAACCGGCAGGGAAGACCTGGTGACCGACGGGCGAAGGGTGGCCCTGGTGGCCAATGGCCATCCGCTGATGGGAGCGGTGGTTGGCACCGGCTGCATGGCGGCCTCGGTGATCGGTTGTTTTTGCGGTATAGAAAAAGACGCGTTCTCAGCCTGTGTTGACGCTTTAGCCGCTTTCGGGCTGGCCGGGGAGATCGCGGCCCGGGCGCCGCATATCAAGGGGCCGGGCACATTCAAGGCGGCGCTTTTCGACGCGGCGGCCGGACTGAGCCAGCAGCAGTTGGACGAGGGACGGAAGACGAGGGTGTTGTCCTGA
- a CDS encoding pyridoxal phosphate-dependent aminotransferase, which yields MGFKKSDKLENVCYDIRGPVMEEARRMEEAGYKITKLNIGNPAPFGLDAPDEIIHDVRINLRNAQGYADSNGLFAARKAVMQYYQQKGIKGVDINDIYIGNGVSELIMMSMQGLLNNDDEILIPAPDYPLWTAAVNLAGGKAVHYRCDEKADWNPDLGDIRRKVTPKTKGIVVINPNNPTGAVYPREILEDIIEIARQHDLIVFADEIYDKILYDGAEHISAATLADDVLIVTMSGLSKSHRIAGFRTGWMVLSGKKDAAGDYIEGLNILSNMRLCSNVPAQFAIQTALGGYQSLTELIRPGGRLAKQRDCCYELVNKIPGLSCTKPKGAFYVFPRVDVKQFNITDDLKFILDFLKEKKVMLVQGTGFNWPEPDHFRIVFLPPVDELTDALNKLGDFLSTYKQQ from the coding sequence ATGGGGTTTAAAAAATCGGACAAGCTGGAAAACGTATGCTACGACATCAGGGGACCCGTGATGGAAGAAGCCCGCCGCATGGAGGAAGCCGGCTACAAGATAACGAAGCTGAATATTGGGAACCCGGCGCCTTTTGGCCTGGATGCTCCCGACGAGATTATCCACGACGTGAGGATCAACCTGCGCAACGCTCAGGGATACGCCGATTCAAACGGTTTGTTTGCGGCCCGCAAAGCGGTCATGCAATATTACCAGCAAAAAGGGATCAAAGGAGTGGATATTAACGACATCTATATCGGCAACGGGGTCAGCGAGCTGATCATGATGAGCATGCAGGGGCTGCTCAACAACGACGACGAAATCCTCATCCCCGCCCCGGATTACCCGCTTTGGACCGCGGCGGTCAATCTCGCCGGCGGGAAGGCCGTCCACTACAGGTGCGACGAGAAAGCGGACTGGAACCCCGACCTGGGAGACATCAGGCGAAAGGTGACGCCTAAGACCAAGGGCATCGTAGTCATCAATCCCAACAACCCCACCGGCGCCGTTTACCCCCGGGAAATACTGGAGGACATAATTGAGATAGCCCGGCAGCATGACCTCATAGTCTTTGCGGACGAGATATACGACAAGATCCTCTATGACGGCGCTGAACATATCTCGGCAGCGACTTTGGCCGACGACGTGCTCATTGTCACGATGAGCGGCCTTTCCAAGTCTCACCGCATCGCCGGCTTCAGAACCGGCTGGATGGTCTTGAGCGGCAAAAAGGATGCGGCTGGCGACTATATCGAAGGCTTGAACATACTGTCCAACATGCGCCTGTGCAGCAACGTGCCGGCGCAGTTCGCCATCCAGACGGCGCTGGGCGGCTACCAGAGCCTGACCGAATTGATCCGCCCCGGCGGGCGGCTGGCCAAGCAGCGAGACTGCTGTTACGAGCTTGTCAACAAAATACCGGGTCTTTCCTGCACAAAACCCAAGGGCGCCTTCTACGTCTTTCCCCGGGTGGATGTCAAGCAGTTCAACATAACCGACGACCTCAAGTTCATCCTGGATTTCCTGAAGGAGAAAAAAGTCATGCTGGTGCAGGGTACAGGATTTAACTGGCCGGAACCGGACCATTTCCGGATAGTGTTCCTGCCGCCCGTCGACGAGCTGACGGATGCACTAAACAAGCTGGGCGATTTTCTTTCCACCTATAAGCAGCAGTGA
- a CDS encoding DUF1624 domain-containing protein, with amino-acid sequence MRRYVVFVLLLLWEDMKRRVRVETMPRNGRIWELDMLRGIALVFMIYFHVIYDLNEFFGYPVTYESGFNYFAGKAAGTLFIFAAGISATLAGNNLARGFKLLGIAAAITAATHLYNTDYGIKFGILHFLGVSILAAPPVNRANPFLLLAAGVAVTAASPLLRAVTVSHNCFFFLGLTTPAFHSADFYPLIPWYGIFLCGLAAGKLLYSDRKSLISTSLPETILNRAGRKTLLIYLAHQPVIMLLLNLWLRW; translated from the coding sequence ATGCGCCGATATGTGGTATTTGTGTTATTATTGTTATGGGAAGACATGAAACGACGGGTGCGGGTGGAGACAATGCCGAGGAACGGCCGGATTTGGGAGTTGGACATGCTGAGGGGCATAGCCCTGGTGTTCATGATTTATTTTCATGTCATTTATGATTTAAACGAATTTTTTGGGTATCCTGTAACCTACGAAAGCGGTTTCAATTATTTTGCGGGCAAGGCTGCGGGAACCCTGTTCATTTTTGCCGCGGGCATAAGCGCGACCCTGGCCGGGAACAACCTGGCCAGGGGTTTTAAACTGCTGGGCATCGCCGCGGCTATCACGGCAGCGACCCATTTGTACAATACTGATTATGGAATTAAATTCGGTATCCTGCATTTTTTAGGGGTAAGCATCCTGGCCGCGCCGCCGGTCAACAGGGCTAACCCCTTCCTGTTGCTTGCCGCCGGTGTGGCGGTGACGGCCGCATCTCCCCTCTTGCGCGCGGTAACTGTCAGCCACAATTGCTTCTTTTTTCTGGGCCTTACAACGCCGGCTTTTCATTCCGCTGATTTTTACCCGCTTATTCCCTGGTATGGGATTTTTTTGTGCGGGCTGGCGGCCGGCAAGCTGCTGTATTCGGACCGGAAAAGCTTAATCAGCACTTCTCTGCCGGAAACAATTTTAAACCGGGCGGGGAGGAAAACCCTGCTGATATACCTGGCTCACCAGCCGGTGATTATGCTGCTGCTGAACCTCTGGCTGAGATGGTAA
- a CDS encoding ASKHA domain-containing protein, which translates to MLLRFDFAADKSQVLKALGYQDSGSVPERVLAEVEAAVEEASTFIKPAVVYDEFSFAVDEQQGRLLLPGGLFFSGEHPVGGLKESRFLVLAVSTLGESYQDLLARRVKEPGGFLALLYDAVGTAGLYNVNRRFWQGLAGEYGRRGLGLTRRFSPGENGWALEEQRVFFKLLDTAAAGVILNENCMMVPVKSLTMAYGVVEENTAAADEHTCAGCGFQGCSQRRHRVTVITGGKQQTVWASHGENLFRVLARNGIQLSNACGGNRACGQCQVVLDDSGQVPESEGERRLLREKNAAADARLACFINVTRDMSVRPCREEDNARVVTATGLQVYGTLVPRVKRLAPLHIAPPTAGEATDWLRRLAEAAGVDLEAAPHTLRKLGELQLLEMNGIGCVVRGHELLDLAAAGDRQRVCGLAVDLGTTTLAAYLLDLETGEELGAASALNPQRIYGADVISRIAFSSAGDNNLAELRRLATEEINGLIGRLCDMSGVAPAEIYEAAVVGNTTMLHLFWGVPCLSLARAPFVPAFTAAVCAKAGAAGISINPEGYVLTLPAVSAYLGADALAAAAVCGMVDEEQEMLMLIDIGTNAEIVLGNKNGLLCCSAAAGPAFEGGRITHGTGGVSGAIDHVRLESEEGYSTIDNRDPVGICGSGLIDAVAELLRYGIIDHTGRLKKKEELAGSRGERFLDRLVKHEGQAAFLIDKRSGLVLTQGDIRELQLAKAAVQAGTAVLCREMGITPAQISRVYLAGGFGSSLNVENACRLGLLPPALAAKVVAAGNAAGTGAKASLWQGPFLDVLEQARKRMRCIDLALSPLFQEEFLNSLDF; encoded by the coding sequence ATGTTGTTGAGGTTTGATTTTGCAGCGGATAAGTCCCAGGTTCTCAAAGCGCTGGGTTATCAGGACAGCGGGTCTGTTCCAGAACGGGTCCTGGCCGAGGTGGAAGCAGCCGTTGAAGAGGCTTCGACCTTCATTAAACCGGCTGTCGTTTACGACGAATTTTCTTTTGCGGTGGATGAACAACAGGGCAGGCTTCTTTTACCGGGGGGCCTTTTCTTTTCTGGGGAACACCCTGTCGGCGGGCTTAAAGAGAGCCGGTTCCTGGTCCTGGCCGTATCGACGCTCGGGGAGTCGTACCAGGATCTGCTGGCCCGGCGCGTTAAGGAACCGGGCGGGTTTTTAGCGCTGCTTTACGACGCCGTGGGAACCGCCGGCCTGTATAACGTCAACCGCCGGTTCTGGCAAGGGCTGGCAGGCGAATACGGCCGTCGCGGGCTGGGGTTGACCCGCCGCTTTTCGCCGGGCGAAAACGGCTGGGCACTGGAAGAACAGCGCGTATTTTTTAAGCTGCTGGATACCGCCGCAGCCGGGGTAATACTGAACGAAAACTGTATGATGGTTCCTGTGAAATCGCTAACAATGGCTTACGGGGTGGTCGAAGAAAATACGGCTGCGGCAGATGAGCATACCTGCGCCGGCTGCGGTTTTCAGGGCTGCTCTCAGCGCCGGCACCGGGTCACGGTGATAACCGGCGGGAAACAGCAGACCGTTTGGGCTTCCCACGGTGAAAACCTTTTTCGGGTGCTGGCGCGCAACGGTATCCAGCTTTCCAACGCCTGCGGCGGCAACCGCGCTTGCGGCCAGTGCCAGGTGGTTCTGGACGACAGCGGCCAGGTCCCGGAAAGCGAAGGCGAACGGAGGCTGCTGCGGGAAAAGAACGCTGCCGCAGATGCCCGCCTGGCCTGTTTCATCAACGTTACCCGGGATATGAGCGTGAGACCATGCCGTGAAGAAGACAATGCCAGGGTCGTGACAGCCACCGGGTTGCAGGTATATGGTACGCTTGTGCCGCGCGTAAAAAGGCTGGCGCCGCTGCACATCGCCCCGCCCACGGCGGGAGAAGCCACAGACTGGTTGCGGCGTCTGGCGGAGGCAGCCGGGGTCGACCTGGAGGCGGCACCGCACACGTTGCGAAAGCTTGGTGAACTGCAGTTGCTCGAGATGAACGGGATCGGCTGCGTAGTACGGGGACATGAGCTGCTTGACTTAGCTGCGGCCGGAGACAGGCAAAGGGTGTGCGGGCTGGCGGTTGACCTGGGGACCACCACCCTGGCCGCCTATTTGCTGGACCTGGAAACCGGGGAAGAGTTGGGCGCTGCTTCAGCTTTAAACCCGCAACGGATTTACGGCGCCGACGTGATAAGCAGGATCGCCTTTTCTTCCGCGGGTGACAACAACCTGGCGGAATTGCGCAGGCTTGCAACAGAAGAAATAAACGGCCTCATCGGGCGTTTGTGTGACATGAGCGGTGTTGCGCCCGCGGAGATTTACGAAGCGGCAGTGGTGGGCAATACCACCATGCTGCACCTGTTCTGGGGGGTTCCCTGCCTGAGCCTGGCCCGGGCACCATTCGTTCCCGCCTTTACCGCGGCGGTTTGCGCCAAAGCGGGTGCGGCGGGTATAAGCATAAACCCTGAGGGGTATGTCCTGACGCTCCCGGCAGTTTCGGCCTACCTGGGCGCCGACGCCCTGGCTGCGGCGGCGGTCTGCGGCATGGTGGACGAAGAGCAGGAAATGCTGATGCTGATCGACATCGGTACCAACGCCGAGATCGTTCTCGGCAACAAAAACGGGTTGCTGTGCTGTTCCGCTGCTGCCGGACCGGCTTTTGAAGGCGGCCGGATCACCCACGGCACCGGCGGGGTGAGCGGCGCCATAGACCATGTTCGCCTGGAAAGCGAGGAGGGGTATTCGACCATCGACAACCGCGATCCGGTGGGCATTTGCGGGTCAGGCCTCATCGACGCGGTGGCAGAACTGCTGAGGTACGGGATCATCGATCATACAGGCCGGCTGAAAAAAAAGGAAGAATTGGCCGGCAGCCGTGGGGAGAGGTTCCTGGACCGGCTTGTTAAGCATGAAGGGCAGGCCGCTTTTTTGATTGATAAACGATCGGGCCTTGTCCTGACCCAGGGAGACATCAGGGAGCTGCAGCTGGCCAAGGCGGCCGTTCAGGCCGGGACCGCCGTTTTATGCCGGGAAATGGGCATAACCCCGGCCCAAATATCCCGCGTTTACCTGGCGGGAGGATTCGGCAGCTCTTTAAACGTGGAAAACGCCTGCCGGCTGGGTTTGCTGCCTCCGGCCCTGGCCGCAAAGGTTGTGGCAGCCGGCAATGCTGCCGGGACGGGGGCGAAAGCCTCGCTTTGGCAGGGACCGTTTCTCGATGTCCTGGAGCAAGCCAGGAAGCGTATGAGATGCATTGATCTTGCCCTGTCGCCGCTGTTTCAGGAAGAATTCTTGAACTCACTGGATTTTTAA
- a CDS encoding MtnX-like HAD-IB family phosphatase, with product MTVVDVRRQFFIDFDGTITRDDVVVKAVETFCREGWREINDRWEKREITTRECARLTFRLFDASESDIYRLLETVEIDPYFRDFVFCCEKKGYEIYILSDGYEMMISYLLRRYGLERLPVYANRLIAENGRYGIECGHFNPDCGQCGTCKRKVLQSLKKDGWQSVFVGDACSDACAAGSAEVVFAKHGLFDCCRDQGIPALPFADFSQVLAWLEQDC from the coding sequence ATGACGGTGGTTGACGTCCGGCGCCAGTTTTTTATCGATTTTGACGGGACCATAACCAGGGACGACGTGGTCGTAAAGGCAGTTGAAACCTTCTGCCGGGAAGGTTGGCGGGAAATCAACGACCGTTGGGAAAAAAGGGAGATCACCACCCGGGAGTGCGCCCGCCTCACCTTCCGGTTGTTTGATGCCTCCGAAAGCGATATTTACCGGCTGTTGGAAACGGTTGAAATCGACCCGTATTTCCGGGATTTTGTGTTTTGCTGCGAAAAAAAGGGATATGAGATTTACATCCTGAGTGACGGATACGAGATGATGATCAGCTACCTGCTGCGCCGGTACGGGTTGGAACGATTGCCTGTTTATGCCAACAGGCTTATCGCGGAAAACGGGAGGTACGGCATCGAGTGCGGACATTTTAACCCGGACTGTGGACAGTGCGGCACATGTAAGCGCAAGGTTTTGCAGTCCCTGAAGAAAGACGGCTGGCAGTCGGTATTTGTGGGCGACGCTTGCTCCGACGCGTGCGCGGCCGGGAGCGCCGAGGTCGTCTTTGCCAAACACGGGCTGTTTGACTGTTGCCGCGACCAGGGCATACCCGCCCTGCCGTTCGCCGATTTTTCGCAGGTGCTGGCCTGGCTGGAACAGGACTGCTGA
- the thiE gene encoding thiamine phosphate synthase, whose translation MNIDYSLYLATDRPLLQGRDLLWAVEEAILGGVTVVQLREKVASPREFYDIALEMKRLTKKHGIPLIINDRLDIMLAVDADGLHLGQDDLPLPVARRIIGPGKILGWSVANEEEARTGEKLGADYLGAGAVFATGTKPDAGEPIGLEGLRRIKRAVSIAVVGIGGINETNIKGVKDAGADGAAVISAIFGRQDIRAAARELKRLWAGHDGG comes from the coding sequence ATGAATATTGACTATTCGCTTTATTTGGCCACCGACAGGCCGCTGCTGCAAGGCCGAGACCTGCTGTGGGCCGTGGAAGAGGCCATCCTGGGAGGAGTGACCGTGGTCCAGCTGCGGGAAAAAGTGGCTTCGCCGCGCGAGTTTTACGATATTGCCCTGGAAATGAAGAGACTGACGAAAAAACACGGCATCCCGCTGATCATCAACGACCGCCTGGACATCATGCTGGCCGTGGATGCGGACGGGCTGCACCTGGGACAGGACGACCTGCCGCTGCCAGTGGCCAGGCGGATCATAGGGCCGGGCAAGATACTCGGGTGGTCGGTCGCCAACGAAGAAGAGGCTAGAACGGGGGAAAAGCTGGGCGCCGATTACCTGGGAGCAGGGGCGGTTTTCGCCACGGGCACCAAGCCTGACGCCGGCGAACCAATAGGCCTGGAAGGGTTGCGGAGGATCAAGCGGGCAGTGAGCATAGCGGTGGTAGGGATCGGCGGCATCAACGAAACGAACATCAAAGGGGTTAAGGACGCAGGGGCCGACGGGGCTGCCGTCATCTCCGCCATTTTTGGCCGGCAGGACATCCGGGCGGCCGCCCGGGAACTGAAAAGGCTGTGGGCAGGTCATGACGGTGGTTGA
- a CDS encoding ATP-binding protein: MTGEVGAGKSTALRQLVSLLNPNKYRVIYISASRITPRHFYWKALRQLDCEPRFNRGQAKQQLHQVVLDLTENQQKVPVVIIDEAYLLDRKMLEEIRFLLNFRMDLYNPMSLILIGHPKLYEAIAQRVNLRFQLPPMEQKEIKDYVVHHYKDR; the protein is encoded by the coding sequence ATCACCGGTGAAGTCGGCGCGGGCAAATCGACAGCACTGCGTCAACTGGTGTCTTTGCTAAACCCGAATAAATACCGGGTCATCTATATCAGCGCTTCTCGTATCACACCCAGACATTTCTACTGGAAGGCTTTACGTCAGCTGGATTGCGAGCCCCGGTTTAACCGGGGACAGGCTAAACAGCAACTCCACCAGGTTGTGCTTGACTTGACGGAAAATCAGCAGAAAGTACCAGTGGTCATTATCGACGAGGCCTATCTGCTTGACCGGAAAATGCTCGAAGAAATTCGGTTCCTGCTCAACTTTCGGATGGACTTGTATAACCCGATGAGTCTGATTCTGATTGGACATCCAAAACTTTATGAAGCGATCGCCCAGCGGGTGAACCTGCGCTTCCAATTGCCTCCCATGGAACAAAAAGAGATCAAAGACTACGTGGTGCATCATTATAAAGATCGCTGA
- the nth gene encoding endonuclease III yields MQERKQRVLEILEKEYRGAATALEFKNPFELLVAAVLSAQTTDRQVNRLTKSLFARYPTPGDMAGLSEEELAREIRGCGLYRGKARNILAAVRILLEKYGGEVPADREALMRLPGVGRKTANVVLAGAFGIPALGVDTHVFRVARRLGLAGGATPLQVERELTSFIPREKWAAAHHWLIWHGRKICRARSPLCARCPLMECCAARSGERRSTHQQAVDMEE; encoded by the coding sequence ATGCAAGAAAGAAAACAAAGGGTTCTGGAGATACTGGAAAAAGAATACCGGGGCGCGGCCACGGCGCTGGAATTCAAAAACCCGTTTGAGCTCCTGGTTGCCGCCGTGCTGTCCGCCCAGACCACGGACCGCCAGGTGAACAGGCTTACGAAAAGCCTGTTTGCCAGGTACCCCACTCCGGGCGATATGGCTGGCCTTTCGGAAGAGGAGCTGGCCCGGGAAATCAGGGGGTGCGGCCTGTACCGCGGCAAAGCCAGGAACATCCTGGCCGCGGTTCGGATCCTGCTGGAAAAATACGGAGGGGAGGTCCCGGCCGACAGGGAGGCGCTGATGAGACTGCCCGGGGTCGGCCGCAAGACGGCCAATGTCGTTCTGGCCGGCGCTTTCGGAATCCCGGCGCTGGGAGTGGACACCCATGTTTTCCGGGTGGCCAGGCGGCTGGGGCTGGCTGGCGGGGCGACGCCTCTTCAGGTGGAAAGAGAGCTGACGTCTTTCATTCCGCGCGAAAAATGGGCCGCGGCCCACCACTGGCTGATCTGGCACGGCAGGAAAATATGCCGGGCCCGCAGCCCTCTTTGCGCTCGCTGCCCGTTGATGGAATGCTGCGCGGCGCGCTCCGGCGAGCGGAGAAGCACACACCAGCAAGCGGTGGACATGGAGGAGTAA